Proteins encoded within one genomic window of Episyrphus balteatus chromosome 1, idEpiBalt1.1, whole genome shotgun sequence:
- the LOC129907709 gene encoding uncharacterized protein DDB_G0287625-like gives NNNNNNNNNNNNNNNNNNNNNNNNNNNNNNNNNNNNNNNNNNNNNNNNNNNNNNNNNNNNNNNNNNNNNNNNNNNNNNNNNNNNNNNNNNNNNNNNNNNNNNNNNNNNNNNNNNNNNNNNNNNNNNNNNNNNNNNNNNNNNNNNNNNNNNNNNNNNNNNNNNNNNNNNNNNNNNNNNNNNNNNNNNNNNNNNNNN, from the coding sequence aataataataataataataataataataataataataataataataataataataataataataataataataataataataataataataataataataataataataataataataataataataataataataataataataataataataataataataataataataataataataataataataataataataataataataataataataataataataataataataataataataataataataataataataataataataataataacaataataataataataataataataataataataataataataataataataataataataataataataataataataataataataataataataataataataataataataataataataataataataataataataataataataataataataataataataataataataataataataataataataataataataataataataataataataataataataataataataataataataataataataataataataataataataataataataataataataataataataat